The stretch of DNA ACGCCTGGCGCGGCTGAGGGCGGCGACGGCGTGACGGAACTCGATCGGGACGTGGTGCGGCGAAAGCTGGCGGTGATCGCCACGAACCTCGATCGGCTCGGCGGCATCGAGGGACTCACCCTGGAGCAGTATCGGGGCGACTGGATGCGCGTGAAGGCGACCGAACGTCTGTTGCAGGAGGTGGTCGAGGCGGCGGTGGACGTCAACCAGCACTTGCTGCGGGCGTTCGCGGAGGGGCCCTCTCGGGATTACCGGCAGAGCTTCGTGGACCTCGGGCGCGCGGGGGTCATCCCGCCCGCCTTGGCGGAAGACCTCGCTCCATCGGCCGGCCTGCGTCACCGGCTGGTCCACGAGTATGACGAGGTTGACGATGCGATCGTGCTGGCGTCCGTCGCGAAGGCCCGGCGGCTCTACGGCGCCTATCTGGAAGCCGTCGAGCGCCGCGTGACGCAGGGGTGACCATCCGATTGCGGATGTCCCTCGGGAGCACCTCATCGTCGCTTGACGTACGCCGCCGTCTCGGATCTCTCGCCGCAAGGTGGGGTCCGGCTCCCGACGGTCAAGCGCCGGGA from Gemmatimonadales bacterium encodes:
- a CDS encoding DUF86 domain-containing protein, with the translated sequence MTELDRDVVRRKLAVIATNLDRLGGIEGLTLEQYRGDWMRVKATERLLQEVVEAAVDVNQHLLRAFAEGPSRDYRQSFVDLGRAGVIPPALAEDLAPSAGLRHRLVHEYDEVDDAIVLASVAKARRLYGAYLEAVERRVTQG